One window of Lemur catta isolate mLemCat1 chromosome 3, mLemCat1.pri, whole genome shotgun sequence genomic DNA carries:
- the TCHH gene encoding trichohyalin, translating to MSPLLISIYNITEVFDQYASHDCDGASLSKKDLKNLLEREFGTVLQRPHDPETVDLVLELLDRDSNGRVDFNEFLLFTFKVAQACYYALGQAAGLDEKGAQCEGKGNLLRDRRQEEDQRRFEPRDRLLEEDPRQQRRQKRQEQETELSEEEEQREKHERLEQRDRQARDEEQRLQRRERQEREKRLAEEEQLQRRKGREAEEFPDEEQQQRWERQEVKKERQEEEQQLQRQWREQERREQEEERREQRLKREQEERLEQERRAQQLKREQEEERREQEEERREQEEERLEQERREQRLKREQEEERREQRLKREQEEERRQQEERRQQRLRREQEERLEQRLKHEQEEERREQEERREQRLKREQEEERREQEERREQRLRREQEERLEQEERLEQRLKREQEEERREQEERREQRLKREQEEERREQRLRREQEEERLEQEERLQQRLKREQEEESLEQEERREQRLKREQEEERREQEERREQRLRREQELAEEEQKQARERVKSRTPQWQWQWQLESEADARQSKVYSRPYRQEEQRRRQEQGEKRRRQEREQQLREQAEQAGRQEQEEEQRRDFKWQWQAEEESERRRQKLLARPSLREQRERQLRAEERQEREQRLLEEEQEEERRQQVEEQQRREREQELQLLAEEERRQRRERAGQLQEEEGILQEDRERRRRQEEQRRDQKWRWQLEEESQRRRHTLYAKPALREQLRKEEQLQPQERDRQYLEEELQREEGKLLREEREKRRRRERERQYWEEEELQREEEQLQREEREKRRRQERERQYREEEELQREEEQLQREEREKRRRQERERQYREEEELQREEEQLQREEREKRRRQERERQYREEEELQREEEQLQRERRRQDREEEELQRLEKKRRFRDEDQRGDLKWQWQPEKETEVRNNRVYSKPRENEEKFRTLEDSQVQERQFQQDRWPLLDEQKRDPEQGRRLGQQRDRQFPAEEQLEREEQKEAKRRERKFQEEEQLLREEREEKRRRQERDRKFREEEQLLQDREGQLRRQERDRKFREEEELLQDTEEQLRRQERDRKFREEEQQLRRREHEQQLRQERDRKFREEEQLLQEREEQLRRQERDRKFREEEQLLQEREEQLHHQERDRKFREEEQQLRRQERDRKLREEEQLLQDREEQLRRQERDRKFLEEEQQVRSQERDRKFREEEQQLRRREREQQQRQERDRKFREEEQLLQDREEQLRRQERDRKFREEEQLLQDREEQLRRQERDRKFNEEEQLLQEREEQLRRQERDRKFREEEQQLRRQERDRKFREEEQLLQDREEQLRRQERDRKFLEEEQQLRRQERDRKFREEEQQLRRQERDRKFREEEQQLRRQERDRKFREEEQLLQDREEQLRRQERDRKFLEEEQQLRRQERDRKFREEEQQLRRQEREQQLRQERDRKFREEEQLLQDREEQLRRQERDRKFREEEQQLRRQERDRKFREEEQQLRRREREQQLRQERDRKFREEEQLLQDREEQLRRQERDRKFREEEQQLRRQDREQQLRQEERDRKFREEEQLRQEREEQLRRQERDRKFREEEQQLRLQERDRKFREEEQLLQDREEQLRRQERDRKFREDKQQLWHQEREQQLRQEERDRKFLEEEQLRRLERDQKFRLEEEQLRLEEQEEQRRRQERDRQYLAEEQFAWEKNRRQEQKLRQEEEQRRRQELERKFWEEEQIRRQQEEEQRRRQVRERQSQEDKGHKQVLEPGTRQFAYVPVRSSPLYEYIQEQRSQYRP from the exons atgtctccaCTTCTGATAAGCATCTATAATATCACTGAAGTTTTTGATCAATATGCCTCACATGATTGTGATGGGGCATCATTAAGCAAGAAAGACCTGAAGAACCTCCTTGAAAGGGAATTTGGAACTGTCCTTCAG AGACCACACGACCCTGAGACAGTAGATCTGGTCCTGGAACTTCTGGATCGCGACAGTAATGGGCGTGTCGATTTCAATGAATTCCTCCTGTTCACTTTCAAGGTGGCTCAAGCTTGTTATTACGCTCTTGGCCAGGCCGCGGGGCTAGATGAGAAGGGAGCCCAATGTGAGGGAAAGGGGAACCTCTTACGAGATCGTAGGCAAGAAGAAGACCAAAGGAGATTTGAGCCCCGGGACAGACTATTGGAAGAAGACCCTAGGCAACAACGCAGACAGAAGAGGCAGGAACAGGAGACGGAGCTCtctgaggaagaggagcagagggagaagcATGAGAGACTTGAGCAGCGCGACAGGCAGGCCCGCGACGAGGAGCAGCGGCTGCAAAGGCGAGAACGACAAGAACGGGAAAAGCGCCTCGCAGAGGAAGAGCAGCTGCAGAGGCGCAAGGGTCGCGAGGCTGAGGAGTTTCCAGACGAAGAGCAGCAGCAAAGGTGGGAGCGACAGGAGGTGAAGAAGGAGCGCCAGGAGGAAGAGCAGCAACTGCAAAGGCAGTGGCGCGAGCAGGAGAGGCgcgagcaggaggaggagaggcgcGAGCAGAGGCTGAAGCGCGAGCaggaggagaggctggagcaggagaggCGAGCGCAGCAGCTGAAGCgcgagcaggaggaggagaggcgcgaacaggaggaggagaggcgcgagcaggaggaggagaggctcgAGCAGGAGAGGCGCGAGCAGCGGCTGAAGCgcgagcaggaggaggagaggcgcGAGCAGAGGCTGAAGCgcgagcaggaggaggagaggcgcCAGCAGGAGGAGAGGCGCCAGCAGCGGCTGAGGCGTGAGCAGGAGGAGAGGCTCGAGCAGAGGCTGAAGCacgagcaggaggaggagaggcgcGAGCAGGAGGAGAGACGCGAGCAGAGGCTGAAGCgcgagcaggaggaggagaggcgcGAGCAGGAGGAGAGGCGCGAGCAGCGGCTGAGGCGTGAGCaggaggagaggctggagcaggaggagaggcTTGAGCAGAGGCTGAAGCgcgagcaggaggaggagaggcgcGAGCAGGAGGAGAGGCGCGAGCAGAGGCTGAAGCgcgagcaggaggaggagaggcgcGAGCAGCGGCTGAGGcgtgagcaggaggaggagaggctggagcaggaggagaggcTCCAGCAGAGGCTGAAGCgcgagcaggaggaggagagccTGGAACAGGAGGAGAGGCGCGAGCAGAGGCTGAAGCgcgagcaggaggaggagaggcgcGAGCAGGAGGAGAGGCGCGAGCAGCGGCTGAGGCGCGAGCAGGAGCTGGCAGAAGAGGAGCAGAAACAAGCCCGGGAGCGGGTTAAGAGCCGCACCccgcagtggcagtggcagtggcagctaGAAAGCGAGGCCGACGCACGCCAGAGCAAAGTCTACTCGAGGCCCTACAGGCAAGAAGAGCAGAGGCGTCGCCAGGAGCAGGGGGAGAAGAGGCGGCGCCAAGAGCGGGAGCAGCAACTACGGGAGCAGGCGGAGCAGGCCGGTcggcaggagcaggaggaggagcagcgcCGCGACTTCAAATGGCAATGGCAGGCGGAGGAGGAGAGTGAGAGGCGCCGCCAAAAGCTGTTGGCCAGACCTTCGTTGCGGGAGCAGCGAGAGAGGCAGCTGAGGGCGGAGGAGCGCCAGGAGCGGGAACAGCGGCTCCtcgaggaggagcaggaggaggagcgcCGCCAGCAGGTGGAGGAGCAGCAGCGGCGCGAGAGGGAGCAGGAGCTGCAGTTACTCGCGGAAGAGgagcggcggcagcggcgggaGCGCGCCGGACAGctccaggaggaggagggcatCCTCCAGGAGGATCGTGAGAGGAGGCGACGCCAGGAGGAGCAGCGCCGCGACCAAAAATGGAGGTGGCAACTAGAGGAAGAAAGTCAGAGACGCCGCCACACGCTGTACGCCAAGCCGGCCCTGCGGGAACAGCTGAGAAAAGAAGAGCAGCTCCAGCCCCAGGAGCGCGACAGGCAGTACCTCGAGGAGGAGCTGCAGCGGGAGGAAGGCAAGCTGCTGAGAGAGGAACGAGAGAAGAGAAGGCGGCGGGAACGGGAGAGACAAtactgggaggaagaggagctgcagagagaggaagagcagCTGCAGAGAGAAGAACGAGAGAAGAGAAGGCGCCAGGAGCGGGAGAGACAATACCGGGAGGAAGAGGagctgcagagagaggaagagcagCTGCAGAGGGAAGAACGCGAGAAGAGAAGGCGCCAGGAGCGGGAGAGACAATACCGGGAGGAAGAGGagctgcagagagaggaagagcagCTGCAGAGGGAAGAACGCGAGAAGAGAAGGCGCCAGGAGCGGGAGAGACAATACCGGGAGGAAGAGGagctgcagagagaggaagagcagCTGCAGAGGGAAAGGAGACGCCAGGATCGGGAGGAGGAGGAACTCCAGCGCCTGGAGAAAAAGCGGCGATTCCGGGATGAGGATCAGCGCGGTGATCTGAAATGGCAGTGGcaaccagaaaaagaaactgaagttcgTAATAACAGGGTTTACAGCAAACCtagagagaatgaagaaaagttcCGGACATTGGAAGATTCCCAGGTGCAGGAGAGACAATTCCAGCAGGATCGGTGGCCCCTGCTGGATGAACAGAAGAGAGATCCAGAGCAAGGGAGGAGGCTCGGGCAGCAGCGCGACAGGCAATTCCCAGCCGAAGAACAGCTGGAGCGAGAAGAGCAAAAGGAAGCCAAAAGACGAGAGAGGAAGTTCCAAGAGGAAGAGCAGCTgctgagagaggaaagagaagagaaaagacgCCGtcaggagagagacaggaaattCCGCGAGGAGGAACAGCTCCTCCAGGACAGAGAAGGGCAGCTGCGCCGCCAAGAGCGCGACAGAAAGTTCCGCGAGGAGGAAGAGCTCCTCCAGGACACAGAAGAGCAGCTGCGCCGCCAAGAGCGAGACAGAAAATTCCGCGAGGAGGAACAGCAGTTGCGCCGCCGGGAACACGAGCAACAGCTGCGCCAAGAGCGTGACAGAAAATTCCGCGAGGAGGAACAACTCCTCCAGGAAAGAGAAGAGCAGCTGCGCCGCCAGGAACGCGACAGAAAATTCCGCGAGGAGGAACAGCTACTCCAGGAAAGAGAAGAGCAGCTGCACCACCAAGAGCGCGACAGAAAGTTCCGCGAGGAGGAACAGCAGCTGCGCCGCCAGGAACGCGACAGAAAACTCCGCGAGGAGGAACAACTCCTTCAGGACAGAGAAGAGCAGCTGCGCCGCCAAGAGCGCGACAGAAAGTTCCTCGAGGAGGAACAACAGGTGCGCAGCCAGGAACGCGACAGAAAATTCCGCGAGGAGGAACAGCAGTTGCGCCGCCGGGAACGCGAGCAACAGCAGCGCCAAGAGCGTGACAGAAAATTCCGCGAGGAGGAACAGCTCCTTCAGGACAGAGAAGAGCAGCTGCGCCGCCAAGAGCGTGACAGAAAATTCCGCGAGGAGGAACAGCTCCTTCAGGACAGAGAAGAGCAGCTGCGCCGCCAAGAGCGCGACAGAAAATTCAACGAGGAGGAACAGCTCCTCCAAGAAAGAGAAGAGCAGCTGCGCCGCCAAGAGCGTGACAGAAAATTTCGCGAGGAGGAACAGCAGCTGCGCCGCCAGGAACGCGACAGAAAATTCCGCGAGGAGGAACAGCTCCTCCAGGATAGAGAAGAGCAGCTGCGCCGCCAAGAGCGCGACAGAAAGTTCCTCGAGGAGGAACAACAGCTGCGCCGCCAGGAACGCGACAGAAAATTCCGCGAGGAGGAACAGCAGCTGCGCCGCCAAGAGCGTGACAGAAAATTTCGCGAGGAGGAACAGCAGCTGCGCCGCCAGGAACGCGACAGAAAATTCCGCGAGGAGGAACAACTCCTCCAGGATAGAGAAGAGCAGCTGCGCCGCCAAGAGCGCGACAGAAAGTTCCTCGAGGAGGAACAACAGCTGCGCCGCCAGGAACGCGACAGAAAATTCCGCGAGGAGGAACAGCAGCTGCGCCGCCAGGAACGCGAGCAACAGCTGCGCCAGGAGCGTGACAGAAAATTCCGCGAGGAGGAACAGCTCCTCCAGGATAGAGAAGAGCAGCTGCGCCGCCAAGAGCGCGACAGAAAGTTCCGCGAGGAGGAACAACAGCTGCGCCGCCAGGAACGCGACAGAAAATTCCGCGAGGAGGAACAGCAGTTGCGCCGCCGGGAACGCGAGCAACAGCTGCGCCAAGAGCGTGACAGAAAATTCCGCGAGGAGGAACAGCTCCTTCAGGACAGAGAAGAGCAGCTGCGCCGCCAAGAGCGTGACAGAAAATTTCGCGAGGAAGAACAGCAGCTGCGCCGCCAGGACCGCGAGCAACAGCTTCGCCAGGAGGAGCGCGACAGAAAATTCCGCGAGGAAGAACAGCTCCGCCAAGAAAGAGAAGAGCAGCTGCGCCGCCAAGAGCGCGACAGAAAGTTCCGCGAGGAGGAACAGCAGCTGCGCCTCCAGGAACGCGACAGAAAATTCCGCGAGGAGGAACAGCTCCTGCAGGATAGAGAAGAGCAGCTGCGCCGCCAAGAGCGCGACAGAAAGTTCCGCGAGGACAAACAGCAGCTGTGGCACCAGGAACGCGAACAACAGCTTCGCCAGGAGGAGCGCGACAGAAAATTCCTGGAGGAAGAACAGCTGCGCCGCCTAGAGCGCGACCAAAAATTCCGCCTAGAAGAAGAGCAGCTGCGGCTTGAGGAGCAGGAAGAGCAGAGGCGCCGGCAGGAGCGAGATCGGCAGTACTTGGCAGAGGAGCAGTTTGCCTGGGAGAAGAATCGTCGCCAGGAACAAAAACTGcggcaggaggaagagcagagacGTCGCCAGGAATTGGAGAGGAAATTCTGGGAGGAAGAACAGATCCGCCgccagcaggaggaggagcagaggcgCCGCCAAGTCCGGGAGAGACAATCCCAAGAAGACAAGGGCCATAAGCAGGTTCTGGAGCCCGGCACGCGTCAGTTTGCGTATGTCCCAGTGCGCTCCAGCCCTCTCTATGAGTACATCCAAGAGCAGAGATCTCAATATCGCCCTTAA